A single genomic interval of candidate division TA06 bacterium harbors:
- a CDS encoding glycosyltransferase family 2 protein, translating to MQPHVSIILPVRNEGEFIVNCLQSIAAQDYPKECMELLIVDGLSDDDTLDQIAEFDSGYDDFHIQVLTNTKLTVPHAMNLGISKARGDIILRFDGHAVMEPDYVSSCVKILEQTKAGNVGGPACNIGSGTTMSNAIMLAHASAFGLGGGAFRMGNYEGYTDTVTFGCFPRETFAKYGRYDPRLDRNQDIELNARIRKGIRSGNNGVSMASQPYNNSKAPTPGNIYLTPKIKSHYYCRSTLSGLWAQNFMNGQWVVYTRYIAPYALSLRHFIPLIFVSSLILLTVLSLSGLGANLWGHGAGTRLANALHGIKGFGLKQPGVLNLKAWSWHLLFLRMLFLELFAYFSAMVFFILQSGKHKHKTDSSACKVDCPSFARKSGSPTQDMPQNDTSTDPTENSTTVNAKLSLGSLLLLPLVFVTLHFSYGLGSLWGLVTLPFWRGTKKTRVDAGIVSNRDHSKKPIEQGSFAD from the coding sequence ATGCAACCTCATGTCTCCATAATACTACCGGTAAGAAATGAAGGGGAGTTTATTGTAAACTGCCTGCAGTCCATTGCCGCCCAGGACTACCCCAAGGAATGCATGGAACTGCTGATAGTGGATGGGTTATCCGACGACGATACCCTGGATCAGATTGCCGAGTTCGACAGTGGGTATGATGACTTCCACATTCAGGTGCTTACCAACACCAAGTTAACCGTGCCCCACGCCATGAACCTAGGGATCTCCAAGGCCAGGGGGGACATCATCCTGCGCTTCGACGGCCACGCAGTGATGGAGCCGGACTACGTTTCCAGCTGCGTAAAAATCCTGGAACAGACCAAGGCCGGCAACGTGGGCGGACCGGCCTGCAATATCGGCAGTGGGACCACCATGAGCAACGCCATTATGTTGGCCCATGCCTCTGCTTTTGGTCTGGGTGGAGGGGCCTTCCGGATGGGAAACTACGAGGGCTATACCGACACAGTCACTTTTGGCTGTTTCCCCAGGGAAACCTTCGCCAAGTACGGTCGGTACGACCCCCGGCTGGACCGGAACCAGGACATAGAACTGAATGCAAGAATACGCAAGGGAATACGATCGGGCAACAATGGTGTGTCAATGGCATCACAACCGTATAACAATAGCAAAGCCCCAACGCCTGGCAATATCTACCTGACGCCCAAGATCAAAAGCCATTACTACTGCCGGTCAACCTTGTCCGGGCTGTGGGCCCAGAACTTCATGAACGGCCAGTGGGTGGTCTATACCAGATACATTGCGCCCTATGCCCTAAGCCTGCGCCACTTCATTCCCCTGATCTTCGTCTCTTCCCTGATCCTTCTCACCGTCCTCAGCCTTTCCGGCCTGGGCGCCAACCTTTGGGGCCACGGGGCAGGGACCAGGCTGGCCAATGCACTGCACGGCATAAAGGGTTTTGGTCTTAAGCAACCCGGAGTTCTAAATCTAAAAGCCTGGAGCTGGCACCTGCTGTTCCTGCGAATGTTGTTCCTGGAGCTATTCGCTTATTTTTCTGCCATGGTTTTCTTCATTCTACAGTCTGGCAAACATAAGCATAAAACGGATTCTTCGGCTTGCAAGGTGGATTGCCCCTCCTTCGCTCGTAAGTCAGGTAGCCCAACTCAGGACATGCCTCAGAATGACACGTCAACCGACCCAACGGAAAACAGTACAACTGTAAACGCCAAACTGTCGTTAGGCTCCCTGCTGTTGCTGCCACTGGTATTTGTCACCCTGCACTTTTCCTATGGTTTGGGCTCGCTCTGGGGTCTGGTAACTTTGCCCTTT
- a CDS encoding glycosyltransferase family 4 protein, whose translation MKICFVHPKMMSFVKKDHDILSDFHQTVNVESNSFLPSVSLFKAVLNCDLVFCWFGKMQAFWAVLFARMLNKKSIVVAGGDDVANEPAIGYGLYAKCWKRWCPDYVFKHCDLALSVSNFNRTESIKNTGAKENKVKCLYHGFGKEPLPQNPRVNDVITVGRITRETVIKKGLKLFVQSASLLPDIKYYLIGPSHDGSVEELKKITPPNVTFTGGLYNEDLENWYAKAKVYVQASYHESFGCSVAEAMLGGCIPVVSRMAALPEVVGDTGIYIEEQTPEAVAEAIKKALALPNGYGLKARQRIIDVFPLEKRKAALLQAVEEVMAGK comes from the coding sequence ATGAAGATATGTTTTGTTCATCCCAAGATGATGTCCTTTGTGAAAAAGGATCATGACATTTTATCCGACTTCCACCAAACGGTAAATGTTGAAAGCAATTCATTTCTGCCGTCAGTCAGTTTATTCAAAGCCGTATTGAACTGCGATCTGGTCTTCTGCTGGTTCGGGAAAATGCAGGCGTTTTGGGCCGTTCTATTTGCCCGAATGTTAAACAAAAAATCAATCGTTGTCGCCGGGGGGGACGACGTCGCCAATGAACCAGCCATCGGTTACGGTCTTTATGCAAAATGTTGGAAAAGGTGGTGCCCTGACTACGTCTTTAAGCATTGCGATCTGGCCCTATCCGTTTCTAATTTCAATCGGACTGAATCTATAAAAAATACCGGGGCCAAAGAAAACAAGGTTAAATGCCTTTATCACGGTTTTGGCAAAGAACCGTTGCCTCAAAACCCCAGAGTTAATGACGTGATAACAGTCGGCCGGATTACCAGGGAAACGGTAATTAAAAAAGGCCTTAAGCTGTTTGTCCAATCAGCTTCCTTATTGCCGGATATAAAATATTACCTGATAGGTCCCAGCCATGATGGCAGTGTGGAAGAATTGAAAAAGATCACTCCGCCAAATGTAACTTTCACCGGCGGGTTATACAATGAAGATCTTGAAAACTGGTACGCCAAGGCCAAGGTGTACGTTCAGGCTTCATACCACGAATCCTTCGGCTGTTCAGTGGCCGAGGCCATGCTGGGCGGGTGCATTCCGGTTGTCTCCCGCATGGCGGCCCTGCCCGAAGTAGTCGGCGATACCGGCATCTACATAGAAGAACAAACCCCGGAAGCCGTGGCCGAGGCCATTAAAAAAGCCCTGGCCCTGCCGAACGGATACGGCCTAAAGGCCCGGCAAAGAATAATTGATGTTTTCCCTCTGGAAAAAAGGAAGGCAGCATTGCTTCAAGCCGTAGAAGAAGTAATGGCCGGCAAATAA
- a CDS encoding glycosyltransferase produces MFNEIARQLADSNGQVVCFNRPIFMLTDLFGNIKRWRKVFESEPQKHGNNLSVNRPKLYIHPLIARHIPFAQKIQKSIYRSQVEKLLKNRGFLPDNTVLWLSHPYQLMEMDLPANYKVVYERYDKYEKAVGLSPDLAGLVFTLDHALVKRADLIITTASKLAEELNGAKEKTHNLPNSADYEYFSGVGAAEDLRANLTKGIIKPVIGYLGTIHEGLDAELLLKLAELKKEWTFLLVGPVQSRKMAETPIFNELKGMPNVILTGWLDWAVLPGYLKLFDVGIIPYRLDCEFNKYVDPNKFHEYMAMGLPIVSTSLPEMSKYEEWVEMADNTEAFAGSIEKVLKDNDESKKCKRKNYARENSWVQRASKIIPLMDKIV; encoded by the coding sequence ATGTTTAACGAGATAGCCCGCCAGTTGGCTGATAGTAACGGGCAGGTTGTTTGCTTTAACCGGCCAATTTTTATGCTTACAGATCTGTTCGGTAATATTAAACGGTGGCGTAAGGTATTTGAATCAGAGCCCCAAAAACACGGCAATAACTTGTCAGTTAATAGACCAAAATTATACATCCATCCACTTATTGCCCGGCATATACCTTTTGCTCAGAAAATTCAAAAGAGCATATATAGAAGCCAGGTAGAAAAACTCTTAAAAAACAGGGGATTTTTACCTGACAATACTGTCTTATGGCTGTCGCATCCGTATCAATTAATGGAAATGGACCTTCCGGCTAACTATAAAGTGGTTTACGAAAGATACGACAAATATGAAAAGGCAGTAGGCCTAAGTCCTGATTTGGCCGGGTTGGTGTTTACATTGGATCATGCATTGGTAAAACGAGCCGACTTGATCATAACCACGGCGTCAAAGCTTGCCGAAGAATTAAACGGGGCTAAGGAAAAGACCCATAATTTGCCAAATTCCGCAGATTATGAATATTTCTCCGGAGTTGGAGCCGCCGAAGATTTAAGGGCCAATTTAACAAAAGGCATAATAAAACCTGTCATAGGTTATTTGGGCACTATCCACGAAGGTTTGGACGCGGAGCTGTTGCTGAAACTGGCCGAATTAAAAAAGGAATGGACTTTTCTTTTGGTGGGGCCGGTTCAAAGCAGAAAGATGGCGGAGACCCCCATTTTCAATGAATTAAAGGGCATGCCTAATGTGATCTTAACCGGCTGGTTGGATTGGGCTGTTTTGCCTGGTTACCTTAAGTTGTTTGATGTGGGAATAATACCATACAGATTGGATTGCGAATTCAATAAATATGTTGATCCCAATAAGTTCCATGAATATATGGCGATGGGTTTGCCGATAGTATCCACCTCCTTACCCGAAATGAGCAAATATGAAGAATGGGTGGAAATGGCTGATAACACGGAGGCATTTGCAGGTTCTATAGAAAAGGTCCTTAAGGATAACGATGAAAGCAAAAAGTGTAAGAGAAAGAACTATGCTAGGGAAAACAGTTGGGTACAAAGGGCTTCTAAGATAATCCCTTTGATGGATAAGATTGTATGA
- a CDS encoding acyltransferase, with protein sequence MKRIKAFIFYFGMYVINQFVNACPFWIIRRLVYILILKAKFGSRSVIQRNCHFDFKHFGKLSLGKNSVINHHCHLDFRAGITMGDNVNISPYVKIFTWQHLPNDPMFNTEKKPVIIEDSVWISSAAMILPGVKIGRGAIVAAGAVVTRDVTEFTIVAGIPAKPIGTRSREMNYKLEYILPFQ encoded by the coding sequence ATGAAAAGAATAAAAGCCTTCATATTCTATTTTGGGATGTACGTCATTAATCAATTTGTTAATGCCTGCCCTTTCTGGATCATTCGCAGGTTGGTATACATTCTTATCCTAAAGGCAAAGTTCGGTTCCCGTTCGGTCATACAACGTAACTGTCATTTTGACTTTAAACATTTCGGCAAGCTGTCATTGGGAAAGAATAGCGTTATAAATCACCATTGCCATCTGGACTTTAGGGCTGGGATAACTATGGGTGACAATGTTAATATCTCGCCCTACGTGAAAATATTCACCTGGCAGCATTTGCCGAATGATCCCATGTTCAACACGGAGAAGAAACCTGTAATAATAGAGGATAGCGTTTGGATATCCTCGGCTGCCATGATTCTGCCCGGGGTCAAGATAGGCAGGGGCGCGATAGTGGCAGCCGGTGCGGTAGTAACAAGAGACGTGACGGAATTCACTATAGTTGCCGGTATCCCGGCCAAGCCGATAGGAACACGCAGCCGGGAGATGAACTATAAATTAGAATATATATTGCCTTTTCAGTGA
- a CDS encoding glycosyltransferase has translation MKKRIFYYSDQWDDKWRRRQQIAMRLSKLPGVETLYFIELPLSGTSLIKYLTGRADKESAQRWSRVFKAGFAFDLGKITIITPFSILPYFTTGALKGLNLSIVKWSIFSKLPKGFKPDVFWASLPFDALWLKCFKEYKLIYDCSEQFSEFDNWRNIKKSIIEWDNQLTKEADQVFVQTEYLRDIKTPLNKNIAVMPNAVDEKVFSLITDGDLYNSLKDIPKPVLGYVGSINYRLDLELIKAIAKEKPDWSIVLVGNKSLDAQIDWPKNVYFIDGMEYTQMPGTIASFDVCLLPHLANKLVDSESPIKLFDYMATGKPIVSQNLAGVRPYKDYVYLAENKDQFIAAIEKALKEDETSQTKRKEYGLTQNWDNRVNQIKDYL, from the coding sequence ATGAAAAAAAGAATATTCTATTATTCAGATCAGTGGGATGATAAATGGCGTAGGCGCCAGCAGATTGCCATGCGTCTTTCAAAATTACCGGGGGTAGAAACATTATATTTTATCGAATTGCCATTAAGCGGCACTTCACTTATTAAATACCTGACGGGCAGGGCAGATAAAGAATCCGCCCAAAGGTGGTCAAGGGTTTTTAAAGCGGGTTTTGCTTTTGATCTTGGGAAAATAACAATTATCACCCCATTTTCTATCCTGCCCTATTTTACCACCGGGGCATTGAAGGGCTTGAATTTATCTATAGTAAAATGGAGCATATTTTCCAAACTGCCCAAAGGTTTTAAACCGGACGTATTCTGGGCCAGTCTGCCGTTTGATGCACTATGGCTAAAATGTTTTAAAGAGTATAAACTTATTTACGATTGCAGCGAGCAATTCAGTGAATTTGATAATTGGCGGAACATCAAAAAAAGTATAATAGAATGGGATAACCAGCTAACCAAGGAAGCTGACCAGGTATTTGTCCAAACAGAATATTTGAGAGATATCAAAACCCCGCTCAATAAAAACATTGCAGTAATGCCAAATGCGGTGGACGAAAAAGTGTTTTCGCTCATAACCGACGGGGATTTATATAATAGTCTAAAAGATATACCCAAACCGGTATTGGGATATGTGGGCAGTATAAATTACCGATTGGATTTGGAACTTATCAAGGCCATTGCCAAAGAAAAACCTGATTGGAGTATTGTCCTGGTCGGAAACAAAAGCCTGGACGCCCAGATTGACTGGCCTAAAAACGTATATTTTATAGATGGGATGGAATATACGCAAATGCCTGGCACAATTGCTTCATTTGATGTTTGTCTGTTACCGCATTTGGCAAACAAACTAGTAGACAGCGAAAGCCCCATAAAGCTTTTTGACTATATGGCTACCGGTAAACCAATAGTAAGCCAGAACCTGGCCGGGGTAAGGCCGTACAAGGATTATGTGTATCTGGCAGAAAACAAGGATCAGTTCATTGCCGCCATAGAAAAAGCGCTTAAAGAGGATGAGACCAGTCAGACAAAGAGAAAAGAATACGGCCTTACCCAAAATTGGGACAACAGGGTAAATCAGATCAAGGATTATTTATGA
- a CDS encoding class I SAM-dependent methyltransferase has protein sequence MIGKEYYSQNKYDENYFKQMAPGNYEYFCNNKGAKLLCCRLNDLCKVKIMPGMKVLDIGCGRGELVMYLAYKGVESFGFDYAYEAIKKAKECFDFYSNDVKQRFMIIQACAESMPFNGVLFDRIMSWANVEHLYQWQWLECLRQSYYILKDDGVIVIGTHPNEWLQKHVYMATRHIRQIVQMKKLKSSNERQVEECKAGHVNIKNPLALKNDLQSVGFFTKVYVTRRNNIDNLPIPYRTLIVVLESIPLLKWVFRDNIVVVGAKNKEVLSKFIKMSSKDIVGCV, from the coding sequence ATGATTGGGAAAGAATATTATAGTCAAAATAAATATGACGAAAACTATTTTAAGCAAATGGCTCCTGGCAACTATGAATATTTCTGCAATAACAAAGGTGCTAAGCTACTATGTTGTCGTTTAAATGATTTATGTAAAGTGAAAATTATGCCTGGAATGAAAGTGTTAGATATCGGATGTGGACGTGGTGAATTGGTTATGTATTTAGCCTATAAAGGCGTTGAGTCATTCGGTTTTGATTATGCATATGAGGCTATTAAAAAAGCAAAAGAATGTTTTGACTTCTACAGTAATGACGTTAAACAAAGATTCATGATAATACAGGCTTGTGCAGAGTCAATGCCCTTTAATGGTGTACTATTTGATAGAATTATGAGTTGGGCCAATGTTGAGCATTTATATCAATGGCAATGGCTTGAGTGTTTACGACAGTCATATTACATCCTAAAAGATGACGGAGTAATAGTGATAGGTACACACCCAAATGAGTGGCTACAAAAACATGTATATATGGCTACACGCCATATTAGGCAGATAGTCCAAATGAAGAAACTGAAAAGTTCTAATGAAAGGCAAGTAGAAGAATGTAAAGCCGGTCATGTTAATATAAAAAACCCGCTTGCTTTGAAAAATGATTTACAGTCTGTGGGTTTTTTCACAAAAGTATACGTTACAAGGCGAAACAATATAGATAATCTACCAATACCATATAGAACTTTAATAGTTGTGTTGGAAAGTATCCCATTATTAAAATGGGTCTTTAGAGATAATATAGTTGTAGTTGGTGCAAAAAATAAAGAGGTATTGAGCAAATTTATAAAAATGTCTAGTAAAGACATTGTGGGTTGTGTGTAG